A single region of the Sorghum bicolor cultivar BTx623 chromosome 9, Sorghum_bicolor_NCBIv3, whole genome shotgun sequence genome encodes:
- the LOC8072535 gene encoding delta-1-pyrroline-5-carboxylate synthase 1: MATADPTRTFMKDVKRVIIKLGTAVVTRHDGRLALGRLGALCEQVMELNALGYEVIIVTSGAIGVGKQRLKKRKLVNSSFADLQLPQMELDGKACAAVGQSGLMALYDMLFTQLDVSASQLLVTHSDFENPNFRERLRGTVESLLDLKVVPIFNDNDAISTRKALYEDSPGIFWDNDSLASVLAIELKADLLVLLSDVDGLYSGPPSEPQSKIIHTYIKDHSEITFGDKSRVGSGGMTAKVKAAFVASNSGTPVVITSGLASQSIVRVLQGEKIGTLFHKDASMWEPSKDVSAHKMVVAARECSGRLQNLSSDEREKILLDVSDALEENEDLIRTENEADVAAAQDTGSSPLLS, translated from the exons atggccacCGCGGATCCGACCCGGACTTTCATGAAGGACGTCAAACGCGTCATCATCAAG TTGGGCACTGCAGTTGTCACGAGACATGATGGGCGACTGGCCTTAGGCAGGTTAGGAGCTCTTTGTGAGCAG GTGATGGAGCTGAATGCATTAGGATACGAGGTGATCATTGTGACCTCCGGTGCTATTGGTGTGGGGAAGCAGAGGCTCAAGAAAAGGAAGCTTGTCAATAGCAGCTTCGCTGATCTGCAATTGCCACAGATGGAGCTGGATGGAAAGGCTTGCGCTGCCGTTGGACAGAGTGGCCTCATGGCCCTTTACGATATGCTATTTACCCAA CTTGATGTATCCGCTTCCCAACTTCTTGTGACACACAGTGATTTTGAGAACCCAAACTTCCGGGAGAGGCTCCGTGGAACTGTTGAGTCACTATTAGATCTTAAAGTTGTCCCAATATTTAATGATAATGATGCCATCAGCACTAGAAAGGCTCTATATGAG GATTCACCTGGTATATTTTGGGATAATGACAGTTTAGCCAGTGTTCTGGCTATAGAACTCAAAGCAGATCTCCTTGTCCTACTTAGTGACGTGGATGGCCTCTACAGTGGTCCACCAAGTGAACCTCAATCAAAGATAATACATACCTACATCAAAGATCACAGTGAGATTACTTTTGGGGATAAGTCACGTGTAGGTAGTGGAGGAATGACAGCTAAAGTGAAGGCTGCTTTCGTGGCTTCAAACAGTGGCACACCTGTTGTTATTACAAG TGGATTAGCGTCTCAAAGCATTGTTAGAGTTCTCCAAGGAGAGAAAATTGGTACTCTCTTTCATAAGGACGCAAGTATGTGGGAACCATCCAAAGATGTTAGTGCTCATAAGATGGTTGTTGCTGCAAGAGAATGTTCAGGGCGTCTGCAG AATTTGTCATCGGATGAGCGAGAAAAAATATTGCTAGACGTTTCAGATGCTTTGGAGGAAAATGAGGATCTGATTAGAACTGAGAATGAAGCTGATGTAGCTGCTGCACAAGATACTGGCAGCTCTCCTCTTCTTTCATAA
- the LOC110430202 gene encoding PRA1 family protein A1-like: MDWSAVTAEDLVDALREVDWSTPPRPVPEFFSRFTVPRSYSKWTSRLKCNLYYYRTNYFILIMFILGMGFLWKPVAILAAFMTGLSIAFLNDSFAVTFNEKVTRTVRQFSPHLAAKMRPPITPVLRGRPSSKRSIHICGRPRWVFVLFFSAVSCMLWLTSCSLLTVLWALLIALFATVLHASFRTPNLKARLNTFREEFRAVWRNYSEL, translated from the exons ATGGACTGGAGTGCGGTGACGGCGGAGGACCTGGTGGACGCGCTGCGGGAGGTGGACTGGTCCACGCCGCCGCGGCCTGTGCCGGAGTTCTTCTCCCGCTTCACCGTCCCACGCTCCTACTCCAAGTGGACCAGCCGCCTCAAGTGCAACCTCTACTA CTACAGGACAAACTATTTCATCTTGATCATGTTCATCCTTG GGATGGGCTTCCTTTGGAAGCCAGTTGCTATCCTTGCTGCTTTTATGACTGGACTTAGCATCGCATTTCTCAATGATAG TTTTGCAGTCACTTTCAATGAGAAAGTCACAAGGACCGTAAGACAGTTTTCACCACATTTAGCTGCAAAGATGAGGCCACCAATAAC tCCTGTTCTTCGCGGTCGACCTAGCTCGAAGAGATCAATTCATATTTGTGGGCGACCTCGCTGGGTGTTTGTCCTGTTCTTTTCTGCAG TTAGCTGTATGCTCTGGTTGACTTCATGCAGTCTTCTCACAGTCCTCTGGGCACTTCTCATTGCTCTATTTG CAACTGTGCTCCATGCAAGCTTCAGAACACCAAATCTGAAAGCACGTCTGAATACATTCAGAGAGGAATTCCGGGCTGTTTGGCGGAATTATAGTGAGCTTTAA
- the LOC110430201 gene encoding delta-1-pyrroline-5-carboxylate synthase 1, with translation MATADRTRSFMKDVKRVIIKVGTAVVTRHDGRLALGRLGALCEQVKELNALGYEVIIVTSGAVGVGKQRLKYRKLVNSSFADLQKPQMELDGKACAAVGQSGLMALYDMLFTQLDVSSSQLLVTDSDFENPNFRERLRETVESLLDLKVVPIFNENDAISTRKAPYEDSSGIFWDNDSLAGLLAIELKADLLVLLSDVDGLYSGPPSEPQSKIIHTYIKEKHHNEITFGDKSRVGRGGMTAKVKAAFVASNSGTPVVITSGFASQSIVRVLQGEKIGTLFHKDASLWEPSKDVSAREMALGARESSRRLQNLSSDERKKILLDVADALEENVDLIRTENEIDVSAAQEAGYEPSLVARLTLKPGKIASLAKSIRTLAYMEDPINQIIKRTEVAEDLVLEKTSCPLGVLLIVFESRPDALVQIASLAIRSGNGLLLKGGKEAMRSNTILHKVITSAIPSNVGEKLIGLVTSRDEIADLLKLDDVIDLVIPRGSNKLVSQIKSSTKIPVLGHADGICHVYIDKSADMNMAKRIVLDAKIDYPAACNAMETLLVHKDLINAPGLDDLLLALKTEGVAIYGGPVAHELLCIPKADSLHHEYSSMACTIEFVDDVQSAIDHIHRYGSAHTDCIVTTDDKVAETFLRQVDSAAVFYNASTRFSDGARFGLGAEVGISTGRIHARGPVGVEGLLTTRWIMRGSGQVVNGDKDIAYTHKNLPLQ, from the exons ATGGCCACCGCGGACCGGACCCGGTCTTTCATGAAGGATGTTAAACGCGTCATCATCAAG GTGGGCACTGCAGTTGTCACGAGGCATGATGGGCGACTAGCTCTGGGTAGATTAGGGGCTCTTTGTGAGCAG GTGAAGGAGCTGAACGCCCTAGGATACGAGGTGATCATTGTGACCTCAGGTGCTGTTGGTGTGGGGAAGCAGAGGCTTAAGTACAGGAAGCTTGTCAATAGCAGCTTTGCTGATCTGCAAAAGCCACAGATGGAGCTGGATGGAAAGGCCTGTGCTGCCGTTGGACAGAGTGGCCTCATGGCTCTTTACGATATGCTATTTACTCAA CTTGATGTATCCTCTTCCCAGCTTCTTGTGACAGACAGTGATTTTGAGAATCCAAACTTCCGGGAGAGGCTCCGTGAAACTGTTGAGTCACTATTAGATCTTAAAGTTGTACCAATATTTAATGAGAATGATGCCATCAGCACTAGAAAGGCTCCATATGAG GATTCATCTGGTATATTTTGGGATAACGATAGTTTAGCCGGTCTTCTGGCTATAGAACTCAAAGCAGATCTTCTTGTTCTACTCAGTGACGTGGATGGCCTCTATAGTGGTCCACCAAGTGAACCTCAATCAAAGATAATACATACCTACATCAAAGAAAAACATCACAATGAAATTACTTTTGGGGATAAGTCACGTGTAGGTAGAGGAGGAATGACAGCTAAAGTGAAGGCTGCTTTCGTGGCTTCAAACAGTGGCACACCTGTTGTTATTACAAG TGGATTTGCGTCTCAGAGCATTGTTAGAGTTCTCCAAGGAGAGAAAATTGGTACTCTCTTTCATAAGGATGCAAGTTTGTGGGAACCATCCAAAGATGTTAGTGCTCGTGAGATGGCCCTTGGTGCAAGGGAGTCTTCAAGGCGTTTGCAG AATTTGTCATCTGATGAGCGCAAGAAAATATTGTTGGACGTTGCAGATGCCTTGGAAGAGAATGTGGATTTAATTAGAACTGAGAATGAAATAGATGTATCTGCAGCACAAGAGGCAGGATATGAACCATCTTTGGTTGCGAGATTGACTTTGAAGCCAGGAAAG ATAGCAAGCCTTGCGAAATCCATTCGCACTCTTGCATATATGGAAGACCCAATCAATCAGATAATTAAAAGAACAGAG GTTGCTGAAGATCTGGTTCTCGAAAAAACATCTTGTCCTCTAGGTGTGCTATTGATCGTTTTTGAGTCCAGGCCTGATGCCTTGGTCCAG ATTGCGTCTTTAGCAATCCGAAGTGGCAACGGTCTTCTCCTGAAAGGTGGAAAAGAAGCCATGAGGTCAAACACAATACTGCATAAG GTTATAACTAGTGCAATTCCTAGCAACGTGGGTGAAAAACTTATTGGCCTTGTTACAAGTAGAGATGAAATCGCTGATTTACTAAAG CTTGATGATGTGATTGATCTTGTCATTCCAAGAGGCAGCAATAAGCTGGTGTCGCAAATCAAGTCATCAACTAAGATCCCTGTCCTTGGTCATGCTG ATGGTATCTGTCATGTATACATCGACAAATCAGCTGACATGAATATGGCAAAACGAATAGTGCTGGACGCTAAAATTGATTACCCAGCAGCCTGCAATGCTATG GAGACATTGCTTGTTCATAAAGATCTCATAAATGCTCCAGGTCTTGATGACCTACTGCTAGCACTCAAAACAGAAG GAGTTGCTATTTATGGAGGGCCTGTTGCACATGAACTATTGTGCATTCCAAAAGCAGATTCATTACATCATGAATATAGCTCTATGGCCTGCACAATTGAATTCGTTGATGATGTACAGTCAGCAATTGACCATATACATCGTTACGGAAG TGCACATACAGATTGCATTGTTACTACAGATGATAAAGTAGCAGAAACTTTTTTGCGTCAAGTTGATAG TGCTGCTGTATTTTATAATGCGAGCACACGATTCTCTGATGGGGCTCGTTTTGGATTGGGTGCTGAG GTTGGCATAAGCACAGGGCGCATACATGCTCGCGGACCTGTGGGTGTTGAAGGTCTCTTAACAACACGCTG